From Lagopus muta isolate bLagMut1 chromosome 28, bLagMut1 primary, whole genome shotgun sequence, a single genomic window includes:
- the MYO1A gene encoding unconventional myosin-Ia isoform X6 produces MTVFLMRPFVLLPSAHCRALCGQPRLRRLPGSGPAAAGSVPCPGFPEPREEAPFVCSATIAFLCLFLLRGGGGAAGPRAGLGASARGGCRCCVPQFPCPEGGPWAPAPSWAGRGRPQCGSCPGGSPGSATPATGVPQAAGTAQPPAMEATASLLDAAAVGDLVMLDPLSEEALLRTLQERFSREEIYTYIGEVVISVNPYKPLPIYTPEKVEEYHDCNFFAVKPHIYAIADDAYCSLRDRDQDQCILITGESGAGKTEASKLVMSYVAAVSSKGEEVDKVKEQLLQSNPVLEAFGNAKTIRNDNSSRFGKYMDVEFDFKGDPLGGVISNYLLEKSRIVHHVKGERNFHIFYQLLAGGSAQLLQKLKLRPDCSHYGYLNREKSVLPGMDDAANFRAMQDAMAIIGFTPAEVTALLEVTAVVLKLGNVELSSCFQASGMEASSIAEPQELQEISQLVGLDPSTLEQALCSRTVKVRDESVLTALSVSQGYYCRDALAKNIYSRLFDWLVDRINTSIRVKPGEQRKVMGVLDIYGFEIFQDNGFEQFIINYCNEKLQQIFILMTLKEEQEEYVREGIQWTPVEFFDNSIICDLIENSKVGILAMLDEECLRPGTVNEDTFITKLNQIFASHKHYESKETLNAKHVTDISLPLRCFRIHHYAGKVTYNVTGFIEKNNDLLFRDLSQAMWAAQHTLLRSLFPEGDPQRPSLKLPPTTGSQFKASVATLMKNLYTKNPNYIRCIKPNDTKTAMLFTPDLVLAQVRYLGLMENVRVRRAGYAFRQLYQPFLKRYKMLSSRTWPHWMGNDREGTEVLLAELQFPPEELAYGHTKIFIRSPQTLFDLEKRRQQRVAELATLIQATFRGWRCRKQYQQMRKSQILISAWFRGHAQRNRYKQMKRSVLLLQAYARGWKTRRMYRRYFRSNARMRLSNFIYRRMVSSDGISASPPPRGCAQGPGPPFVPPAQVQKYLIGLRNNLPPMAVLDRTWPPAPYKFLSDANQELKGIFYLWKCKKYREQLSPQQRAVLQAKLCASELFKDKKALYAHSLQQPFRGEYLGLTQNRKYQKLQAVAKDKLVMAEAVQKVNRANGKKVPRLLLLTTEHLVLADPKAAQPKLVLSLSDIRGASVSRFSDGLLALHLKETSAAGGKGDLLLVSPHLIELVTRLHQTLMDATAQALPLSIVDQYAGPRAWPTWAFPEGAWAGGGVATAQGVSGRAGWNRAAHWAG; encoded by the exons ATGACTGTGTTTCTCATGCGCCCATTCGTTCTGCTCCCCTCTGCCCACTGCAGGGCCCTTTGCGGGCAGCCCAGGCTCAGGCGTCTTCCCGGGAGTGGCCCGGCTGCTGCCGGCTCTGTACCTTGCCCCGGTTTCCCGGAGCCCCGGGAGGAAGCTCCTTTTGTTTGCTCGGCCACAATCGCGTTTCTCTGCTTGTTCCTGctgcggggaggcggcggcgctgCGGGACCCCGCGCGGGTCTGGGAGCGTCGGCTCGGGGCGGCTGCCGCTGCTgcgtgcctcagtttccctgccCCGAGGGAGGGCCCTGGGCCCCCGCCCCTTCGTGGGCCGGACGGGGCCGACCCCAGTGCGGGTCCTGTCCGGGAGGCAGCCCCGGTTCGGCCACTCCCGCAACCGGCGTCCCGCAAGCCGCAG GCACCGCGCAGCCCCCAGCCATGGAAGCCACCGCCTCTCTGCTGGACGCTGCGGCCGTCGGGGATCTGGTGATGCTGGACCCGCTCAGCGAGGAAGCCCTGCTCCGCACCCTGCAAGAGCGCTTCAGCCGCGAGGAGATCTAC ACGTACATTGGGGAGGTGGTGATCTCAGTGAACCCCTACAAACCATTGCCCATCTACACCCCCGAGAAGGTGGAGGAGTACCACGACTGCAACTTCTTTGCCGTGAAACCCCACAT CTACGCCATTGCTGATGATGCGTATTGCTCGCTGCGGGACCGGGATCAGGACCAATGCATCCTCATCACTGGTGAAAGTGGAGCTGGCAAGACAG AGGCCAGCAAGCTGGTGATGTCCTATGTGGCGGCCGTGAGCAGCAAAGGGGAGGAGGTGGACAAAgtgaaggagcagctgctgcagtccaACCCTGTGCTGGAGG CCTTTGGGAATGCCAAAACCATCCGCAACGACAATTCCTCCCGATTT GGCAAATACATGGATGTGGAGTTCGACTTCAAGGGAGATCCTCTGGGAGGGGTCATCAGTAACT ATCTGCTGGAGAAATCCCGCATCGTCCACCACGTGAAGGGCGAGAGGAATTTCCACATCTTCTACCAGCTGCTGGCGGggggctcagcacagctgctcc AGAAGCTGAAGCTGCGCCCGGACTGCAGCCACTACGGTTACCTGAACCGTGAGAAGTCAGTGCTGCCCGGCATGGATGATGCCGCCAACTTCCGTGCCATGCAG GATGCCATGGCGATCATTGGCTTCACACCCGCCGAGGTGACGGCGCTGCTGGAGGTGACGGCCGTGGTGCTCAAACTGGGCAACgtggagctgagcagctgcttcCAGGCCAGCGGGATGGAGGCGTCCAGCATTGCTGAGCCACAGG agctgcaggagatCAGCCAGCTGGTCGGGCTGGACCCCAGCACTCTGGAGCAGGCGCTGTGCTCACGCACTGTGAAGGTGCGGGATGAGAGCGTGCTGACTGCGCTCAGCGTCTCCCAG gGCTACTACTGCCGTGATGCGTTGGCCAAGAACATCTACAGCCGTCTGTTCGACTGGCTGGTGGACCGCATCAACACCAGCATCAGG GTGAAGCCAGGTGAGCAGAGGAAGGTGATGGGAGTCCTGGATATCTACGGCTTCGAGATCTTCCAG GACAACGGCTTCGAGCAGTTCATCATCAACTACTGCaatgagaagctgcagcagatcTTCATCCTGATGACGCtgaaggaggagcaggaggaataCGTCCGGGAG ggcaTCCAGTGGACCCCAGTGGAGTTTTTCGACAACAGCATCATCTGCGACCTCATTGAGAAC AGCAAGGTGGGGATCCTGGCCATGCTGGACGAGGAGTGCCTGCGGCCCGGCACCGTGAACGAGGACACCTTCATCACCAAGCTGAACCAGATCTTCGCCTCCCACAAACACTACGAGAGCAAAGAGACTCTGAACGCCAAACACGTCACTGACATCAGCCTGCCGCTGCGCTGCTTCCGCATCCACCACTATGCTGGGAAG GTGACCTACAACGTGACAGGCTTCATCGAGAAGAACAACGACCTGCTGTTCCGTGACCTGTCCCAGGCCATGTGGGCCgcccagcacacactgctgcgCTCCCTCTTCCCCGAGGGCGACCCCCAGAGACCCTCCCTCAAACTGCCCCCCACCACCGGCTCCCAGTTCAAGGCATCCGTGGCGACGCTGATGAAGAACCTCTACACCAAGAACCCCAACTACATCAG gTGCATCAAGCCCAACGACACCAAGACGGCAATGCTCTTCACTCCCGATCTGGTGCTGGCCCAGGTGCGCTACCTGGGGCTGATGGAGAACGTGCGGGTACGGCGTGCAGGCTACGCCTTCCGCCAGCTCTACCAGCCCTTCCTGAAGCGCTACaagatgctgagcagcaggaccTGGCCCCACTGGATGGGCAATGACAG ggagggcaCTGAGGTGCTGCTGGCGGAGCTGCAGTTCCCCCCCGAGGAGCTGGCATACGGCCACACCAAAATCTTCATCCGCTCACCGCAAACT CTCTTCGACCTGGAGAAGCGGCGCCAGCAGCGCGTGGCCGAGTTGGCCACCCTCATCCAAGCGACGTTCCGCGGTTGGCGCTGCAGGAAGCAGTACCAGCAGATGCGCAAGAGCCAAATCCTCATCTCCGCATGGTTCCGCGGCCACGCG CAAAGGAACCGGTACAAGCAGATGAAGCGctcggtgctgctgctgcaggcgtACGCGCGGGGCTGGAAG ACCCGCAGGATGTACCGCCGCTATTTCCGCTCCAACGCCCGCATGCGTCTGTCCAACTTCATCTACCGGCGGATGGTGAGCAGCGATGGGATCAGCGCCTCCCCGCCTCCCCGGGGCTGTGCCCAGGGACCCGGCCCACCCTTTGTGCCCCCCGCCCAGGTGCAGAAATACCTCATAGGGCTGCGGAATAACCTCCCCCCGATGGCGGTGCTGGACCGGACCTGGCCTCCCGCGCCCTATAAATTCCTGTCCGACGCCAACCAGGAGCTGAAGGGCATCTTTTACCTCTGGAAG tgtAAGAAGTACCGGGAGCAGCTCTCCCCGCAGCAGCGCGCCGTGCTGCAGGCCAAGCTGTGCGCCAGCGAGCTGTTCAAGGACAAGAAGGCGCTGTATGCACACAG cctgcagcagcccttCCGTGGTGAGTACCTGGGCCTGACGCAGAACCGCAAGTACCaaaagctgcaggcagtggccaAGGATAAGCTGGTGATGGCCGAGGCGGTGCAGAAGGTGAACAGAGCCAACGGGAAG AAGGTGCcgcggctgctgctgctcaccacTGAGCACCTGGTGCTGGCCGaccccaaagcagcacagcccaaaCTGGTGCTCAGCCTCAGCGACATCCGCGGAGCCTCCGTCAGCCGCTTCTCCGACGGGCTGCTGGCGCTGCACCTCAAGGAG ACGTCCGCTGCTGGCGGCAAAGGTGACCTCCTGCTGGTGAGCCCCCACCTCATCGAGCTCGTCACCCGCCTGCATCAGACCCTGATGGACGCCACCGCGCAGGCGCTGCCGCTGAGCATCGTCGACCAGTATGCGGGGCCGAGGGCGTGGCCTACGTGGGCGTTTCCGGAAGGGGCGTGGGCGGGAGGGGGCGTGGCCACAGCTCAGGGTGTGTCGGGAAGAGCGGGGTGGAATCGGGCTGCTCATTGGGCAGGATGA
- the MYO1A gene encoding unconventional myosin-Ia isoform X4 → MTVFLMRPFVLLPSAHCRALCGQPRLRRLPGSGPAAAGSVPCPGFPEPREEAPFVCSATIAFLCLFLLRGGGGAAGPRAGLGASARGGCRCCVPQFPCPEGGPWAPAPSWAGRGRPQCGSCPGGSPGSATPATGVPQAAGTAQPPAMEATASLLDAAAVGDLVMLDPLSEEALLRTLQERFSREEIYTYIGEVVISVNPYKPLPIYTPEKVEEYHDCNFFAVKPHIYAIADDAYCSLRDRDQDQCILITGESGAGKTEASKLVMSYVAAVSSKGEEVDKVKEQLLQSNPVLEAFGNAKTIRNDNSSRFGKYMDVEFDFKGDPLGGVISNYLLEKSRIVHHVKGERNFHIFYQLLAGGSAQLLQKLKLRPDCSHYGYLNREKSVLPGMDDAANFRAMQDAMAIIGFTPAEVTALLEVTAVVLKLGNVELSSCFQASGMEASSIAEPQELQEISQLVGLDPSTLEQALCSRTVKVRDESVLTALSVSQGYYCRDALAKNIYSRLFDWLVDRINTSIRVKPGEQRKVMGVLDIYGFEIFQDNGFEQFIINYCNEKLQQIFILMTLKEEQEEYVREGIQWTPVEFFDNSIICDLIENSKVGILAMLDEECLRPGTVNEDTFITKLNQIFASHKHYESKETLNAKHVTDISLPLRCFRIHHYAGKVTYNVTGFIEKNNDLLFRDLSQAMWAAQHTLLRSLFPEGDPQRPSLKLPPTTGSQFKASVATLMKNLYTKNPNYIRCIKPNDTKTAMLFTPDLVLAQVRYLGLMENVRVRRAGYAFRQLYQPFLKRYKMLSSRTWPHWMGNDREGTEVLLAELQFPPEELAYGHTKIFIRSPQTLFDLEKRRQQRVAELATLIQATFRGWRCRKQYQQMRKSQILISAWFRGHAQRNRYKQMKRSVLLLQAYARGWKSRRLLRELKVQRRRHLAASTISAYWKGYQTRRMYRRYFRSNARMRLSNFIYRRMVSSDGISASPPPRGCAQGPGPPFVPPAQVQKYLIGLRNNLPPMAVLDRTWPPAPYKFLSDANQELKGIFYLWKCKKYREQLSPQQRAVLQAKLCASELFKDKKALYAHSLQQPFRGEYLGLTQNRKYQKLQAVAKDKLVMAEAVQKVNRANGKKVPRLLLLTTEHLVLADPKAAQPKLVLSLSDIRGASVSRFSDGLLALHLKETSAAGGKGDLLLVSPHLIELVTRLHQTLMDATAQALPLSIVDQYAGPRAWPTWAFPEGAWAGGGVATAQGVSGRAGWNRAAHWAG, encoded by the exons ATGACTGTGTTTCTCATGCGCCCATTCGTTCTGCTCCCCTCTGCCCACTGCAGGGCCCTTTGCGGGCAGCCCAGGCTCAGGCGTCTTCCCGGGAGTGGCCCGGCTGCTGCCGGCTCTGTACCTTGCCCCGGTTTCCCGGAGCCCCGGGAGGAAGCTCCTTTTGTTTGCTCGGCCACAATCGCGTTTCTCTGCTTGTTCCTGctgcggggaggcggcggcgctgCGGGACCCCGCGCGGGTCTGGGAGCGTCGGCTCGGGGCGGCTGCCGCTGCTgcgtgcctcagtttccctgccCCGAGGGAGGGCCCTGGGCCCCCGCCCCTTCGTGGGCCGGACGGGGCCGACCCCAGTGCGGGTCCTGTCCGGGAGGCAGCCCCGGTTCGGCCACTCCCGCAACCGGCGTCCCGCAAGCCGCAG GCACCGCGCAGCCCCCAGCCATGGAAGCCACCGCCTCTCTGCTGGACGCTGCGGCCGTCGGGGATCTGGTGATGCTGGACCCGCTCAGCGAGGAAGCCCTGCTCCGCACCCTGCAAGAGCGCTTCAGCCGCGAGGAGATCTAC ACGTACATTGGGGAGGTGGTGATCTCAGTGAACCCCTACAAACCATTGCCCATCTACACCCCCGAGAAGGTGGAGGAGTACCACGACTGCAACTTCTTTGCCGTGAAACCCCACAT CTACGCCATTGCTGATGATGCGTATTGCTCGCTGCGGGACCGGGATCAGGACCAATGCATCCTCATCACTGGTGAAAGTGGAGCTGGCAAGACAG AGGCCAGCAAGCTGGTGATGTCCTATGTGGCGGCCGTGAGCAGCAAAGGGGAGGAGGTGGACAAAgtgaaggagcagctgctgcagtccaACCCTGTGCTGGAGG CCTTTGGGAATGCCAAAACCATCCGCAACGACAATTCCTCCCGATTT GGCAAATACATGGATGTGGAGTTCGACTTCAAGGGAGATCCTCTGGGAGGGGTCATCAGTAACT ATCTGCTGGAGAAATCCCGCATCGTCCACCACGTGAAGGGCGAGAGGAATTTCCACATCTTCTACCAGCTGCTGGCGGggggctcagcacagctgctcc AGAAGCTGAAGCTGCGCCCGGACTGCAGCCACTACGGTTACCTGAACCGTGAGAAGTCAGTGCTGCCCGGCATGGATGATGCCGCCAACTTCCGTGCCATGCAG GATGCCATGGCGATCATTGGCTTCACACCCGCCGAGGTGACGGCGCTGCTGGAGGTGACGGCCGTGGTGCTCAAACTGGGCAACgtggagctgagcagctgcttcCAGGCCAGCGGGATGGAGGCGTCCAGCATTGCTGAGCCACAGG agctgcaggagatCAGCCAGCTGGTCGGGCTGGACCCCAGCACTCTGGAGCAGGCGCTGTGCTCACGCACTGTGAAGGTGCGGGATGAGAGCGTGCTGACTGCGCTCAGCGTCTCCCAG gGCTACTACTGCCGTGATGCGTTGGCCAAGAACATCTACAGCCGTCTGTTCGACTGGCTGGTGGACCGCATCAACACCAGCATCAGG GTGAAGCCAGGTGAGCAGAGGAAGGTGATGGGAGTCCTGGATATCTACGGCTTCGAGATCTTCCAG GACAACGGCTTCGAGCAGTTCATCATCAACTACTGCaatgagaagctgcagcagatcTTCATCCTGATGACGCtgaaggaggagcaggaggaataCGTCCGGGAG ggcaTCCAGTGGACCCCAGTGGAGTTTTTCGACAACAGCATCATCTGCGACCTCATTGAGAAC AGCAAGGTGGGGATCCTGGCCATGCTGGACGAGGAGTGCCTGCGGCCCGGCACCGTGAACGAGGACACCTTCATCACCAAGCTGAACCAGATCTTCGCCTCCCACAAACACTACGAGAGCAAAGAGACTCTGAACGCCAAACACGTCACTGACATCAGCCTGCCGCTGCGCTGCTTCCGCATCCACCACTATGCTGGGAAG GTGACCTACAACGTGACAGGCTTCATCGAGAAGAACAACGACCTGCTGTTCCGTGACCTGTCCCAGGCCATGTGGGCCgcccagcacacactgctgcgCTCCCTCTTCCCCGAGGGCGACCCCCAGAGACCCTCCCTCAAACTGCCCCCCACCACCGGCTCCCAGTTCAAGGCATCCGTGGCGACGCTGATGAAGAACCTCTACACCAAGAACCCCAACTACATCAG gTGCATCAAGCCCAACGACACCAAGACGGCAATGCTCTTCACTCCCGATCTGGTGCTGGCCCAGGTGCGCTACCTGGGGCTGATGGAGAACGTGCGGGTACGGCGTGCAGGCTACGCCTTCCGCCAGCTCTACCAGCCCTTCCTGAAGCGCTACaagatgctgagcagcaggaccTGGCCCCACTGGATGGGCAATGACAG ggagggcaCTGAGGTGCTGCTGGCGGAGCTGCAGTTCCCCCCCGAGGAGCTGGCATACGGCCACACCAAAATCTTCATCCGCTCACCGCAAACT CTCTTCGACCTGGAGAAGCGGCGCCAGCAGCGCGTGGCCGAGTTGGCCACCCTCATCCAAGCGACGTTCCGCGGTTGGCGCTGCAGGAAGCAGTACCAGCAGATGCGCAAGAGCCAAATCCTCATCTCCGCATGGTTCCGCGGCCACGCG CAAAGGAACCGGTACAAGCAGATGAAGCGctcggtgctgctgctgcaggcgtACGCGCGGGGCTGGAAG TCCCGCCGGCTCCTTCGGGAGCTGAAGGTTCAGCGCCGCCGCCATTTGGCCGCCAGCACCATTTCTGCTTACTGGAAAGGGTATCAG ACCCGCAGGATGTACCGCCGCTATTTCCGCTCCAACGCCCGCATGCGTCTGTCCAACTTCATCTACCGGCGGATGGTGAGCAGCGATGGGATCAGCGCCTCCCCGCCTCCCCGGGGCTGTGCCCAGGGACCCGGCCCACCCTTTGTGCCCCCCGCCCAGGTGCAGAAATACCTCATAGGGCTGCGGAATAACCTCCCCCCGATGGCGGTGCTGGACCGGACCTGGCCTCCCGCGCCCTATAAATTCCTGTCCGACGCCAACCAGGAGCTGAAGGGCATCTTTTACCTCTGGAAG tgtAAGAAGTACCGGGAGCAGCTCTCCCCGCAGCAGCGCGCCGTGCTGCAGGCCAAGCTGTGCGCCAGCGAGCTGTTCAAGGACAAGAAGGCGCTGTATGCACACAG cctgcagcagcccttCCGTGGTGAGTACCTGGGCCTGACGCAGAACCGCAAGTACCaaaagctgcaggcagtggccaAGGATAAGCTGGTGATGGCCGAGGCGGTGCAGAAGGTGAACAGAGCCAACGGGAAG AAGGTGCcgcggctgctgctgctcaccacTGAGCACCTGGTGCTGGCCGaccccaaagcagcacagcccaaaCTGGTGCTCAGCCTCAGCGACATCCGCGGAGCCTCCGTCAGCCGCTTCTCCGACGGGCTGCTGGCGCTGCACCTCAAGGAG ACGTCCGCTGCTGGCGGCAAAGGTGACCTCCTGCTGGTGAGCCCCCACCTCATCGAGCTCGTCACCCGCCTGCATCAGACCCTGATGGACGCCACCGCGCAGGCGCTGCCGCTGAGCATCGTCGACCAGTATGCGGGGCCGAGGGCGTGGCCTACGTGGGCGTTTCCGGAAGGGGCGTGGGCGGGAGGGGGCGTGGCCACAGCTCAGGGTGTGTCGGGAAGAGCGGGGTGGAATCGGGCTGCTCATTGGGCAGGATGA
- the MYO1A gene encoding unconventional myosin-Ia isoform X5, which yields MTVFLMRPFVLLPSAHCRALCGQPRLRRLPGSGPAAAGSVPCPGFPEPREEAPFVCSATIAFLCLFLLRGGGGAAGPRAGLGASARGGCRCCVPQFPCPEGGPWAPAPSWAGRGRPQCGSCPGGSPGSATPATGVPQAAGTAQPPAMEATASLLDAAAVGDLVMLDPLSEEALLRTLQERFSREEIYTYIGEVVISVNPYKPLPIYTPEKVEEYHDCNFFAVKPHIYAIADDAYCSLRDRDQDQCILITGESGAGKTEASKLVMSYVAAVSSKGEEVDKVKEQLLQSNPVLEAFGNAKTIRNDNSSRFGKYMDVEFDFKGDPLGGVISNYLLEKSRIVHHVKGERNFHIFYQLLAGGSAQLLQKLKLRPDCSHYGYLNREKSVLPGMDDAANFRAMQDAMAIIGFTPAEVTALLEVTAVVLKLGNVELSSCFQASGMEASSIAEPQELQEISQLVGLDPSTLEQALCSRTVKVRDESVLTALSVSQGYYCRDALAKNIYSRLFDWLVDRINTSIRVKPGEQRKVMGVLDIYGFEIFQDNGFEQFIINYCNEKLQQIFILMTLKEEQEEYVREGIQWTPVEFFDNSIICDLIENSKVGILAMLDEECLRPGTVNEDTFITKLNQIFASHKHYESKETLNAKHVTDISLPLRCFRIHHYAGKVTYNVTGFIEKNNDLLFRDLSQAMWAAQHTLLRSLFPEGDPQRPSLKLPPTTGSQFKASVATLMKNLYTKNPNYIRCIKPNDTKTAMLFTPDLVLAQVRYLGLMENVRVRRAGYAFRQLYQPFLKRYKMLSSRTWPHWMGNDREGTEVLLAELQFPPEELAYGHTKIFIRSPQTLFDLEKRRQQRVAELATLIQATFRGWRCRKQYQQMRKSQILISAWFRGHAQRNRYKQMKRSVLLLQAYARGWKSRRLLRELKVQRRRHLAASTISAYWKGYQTRRMYRRYFRSNARMRLSNFIYRRMVQKYLIGLRNNLPPMAVLDRTWPPAPYKFLSDANQELKGIFYLWKCKKYREQLSPQQRAVLQAKLCASELFKDKKALYAHSLQQPFRGEYLGLTQNRKYQKLQAVAKDKLVMAEAVQKVNRANGKKVPRLLLLTTEHLVLADPKAAQPKLVLSLSDIRGASVSRFSDGLLALHLKETSAAGGKGDLLLVSPHLIELVTRLHQTLMDATAQALPLSIVDQYAGPRAWPTWAFPEGAWAGGGVATAQGVSGRAGWNRAAHWAG from the exons ATGACTGTGTTTCTCATGCGCCCATTCGTTCTGCTCCCCTCTGCCCACTGCAGGGCCCTTTGCGGGCAGCCCAGGCTCAGGCGTCTTCCCGGGAGTGGCCCGGCTGCTGCCGGCTCTGTACCTTGCCCCGGTTTCCCGGAGCCCCGGGAGGAAGCTCCTTTTGTTTGCTCGGCCACAATCGCGTTTCTCTGCTTGTTCCTGctgcggggaggcggcggcgctgCGGGACCCCGCGCGGGTCTGGGAGCGTCGGCTCGGGGCGGCTGCCGCTGCTgcgtgcctcagtttccctgccCCGAGGGAGGGCCCTGGGCCCCCGCCCCTTCGTGGGCCGGACGGGGCCGACCCCAGTGCGGGTCCTGTCCGGGAGGCAGCCCCGGTTCGGCCACTCCCGCAACCGGCGTCCCGCAAGCCGCAG GCACCGCGCAGCCCCCAGCCATGGAAGCCACCGCCTCTCTGCTGGACGCTGCGGCCGTCGGGGATCTGGTGATGCTGGACCCGCTCAGCGAGGAAGCCCTGCTCCGCACCCTGCAAGAGCGCTTCAGCCGCGAGGAGATCTAC ACGTACATTGGGGAGGTGGTGATCTCAGTGAACCCCTACAAACCATTGCCCATCTACACCCCCGAGAAGGTGGAGGAGTACCACGACTGCAACTTCTTTGCCGTGAAACCCCACAT CTACGCCATTGCTGATGATGCGTATTGCTCGCTGCGGGACCGGGATCAGGACCAATGCATCCTCATCACTGGTGAAAGTGGAGCTGGCAAGACAG AGGCCAGCAAGCTGGTGATGTCCTATGTGGCGGCCGTGAGCAGCAAAGGGGAGGAGGTGGACAAAgtgaaggagcagctgctgcagtccaACCCTGTGCTGGAGG CCTTTGGGAATGCCAAAACCATCCGCAACGACAATTCCTCCCGATTT GGCAAATACATGGATGTGGAGTTCGACTTCAAGGGAGATCCTCTGGGAGGGGTCATCAGTAACT ATCTGCTGGAGAAATCCCGCATCGTCCACCACGTGAAGGGCGAGAGGAATTTCCACATCTTCTACCAGCTGCTGGCGGggggctcagcacagctgctcc AGAAGCTGAAGCTGCGCCCGGACTGCAGCCACTACGGTTACCTGAACCGTGAGAAGTCAGTGCTGCCCGGCATGGATGATGCCGCCAACTTCCGTGCCATGCAG GATGCCATGGCGATCATTGGCTTCACACCCGCCGAGGTGACGGCGCTGCTGGAGGTGACGGCCGTGGTGCTCAAACTGGGCAACgtggagctgagcagctgcttcCAGGCCAGCGGGATGGAGGCGTCCAGCATTGCTGAGCCACAGG agctgcaggagatCAGCCAGCTGGTCGGGCTGGACCCCAGCACTCTGGAGCAGGCGCTGTGCTCACGCACTGTGAAGGTGCGGGATGAGAGCGTGCTGACTGCGCTCAGCGTCTCCCAG gGCTACTACTGCCGTGATGCGTTGGCCAAGAACATCTACAGCCGTCTGTTCGACTGGCTGGTGGACCGCATCAACACCAGCATCAGG GTGAAGCCAGGTGAGCAGAGGAAGGTGATGGGAGTCCTGGATATCTACGGCTTCGAGATCTTCCAG GACAACGGCTTCGAGCAGTTCATCATCAACTACTGCaatgagaagctgcagcagatcTTCATCCTGATGACGCtgaaggaggagcaggaggaataCGTCCGGGAG ggcaTCCAGTGGACCCCAGTGGAGTTTTTCGACAACAGCATCATCTGCGACCTCATTGAGAAC AGCAAGGTGGGGATCCTGGCCATGCTGGACGAGGAGTGCCTGCGGCCCGGCACCGTGAACGAGGACACCTTCATCACCAAGCTGAACCAGATCTTCGCCTCCCACAAACACTACGAGAGCAAAGAGACTCTGAACGCCAAACACGTCACTGACATCAGCCTGCCGCTGCGCTGCTTCCGCATCCACCACTATGCTGGGAAG GTGACCTACAACGTGACAGGCTTCATCGAGAAGAACAACGACCTGCTGTTCCGTGACCTGTCCCAGGCCATGTGGGCCgcccagcacacactgctgcgCTCCCTCTTCCCCGAGGGCGACCCCCAGAGACCCTCCCTCAAACTGCCCCCCACCACCGGCTCCCAGTTCAAGGCATCCGTGGCGACGCTGATGAAGAACCTCTACACCAAGAACCCCAACTACATCAG gTGCATCAAGCCCAACGACACCAAGACGGCAATGCTCTTCACTCCCGATCTGGTGCTGGCCCAGGTGCGCTACCTGGGGCTGATGGAGAACGTGCGGGTACGGCGTGCAGGCTACGCCTTCCGCCAGCTCTACCAGCCCTTCCTGAAGCGCTACaagatgctgagcagcaggaccTGGCCCCACTGGATGGGCAATGACAG ggagggcaCTGAGGTGCTGCTGGCGGAGCTGCAGTTCCCCCCCGAGGAGCTGGCATACGGCCACACCAAAATCTTCATCCGCTCACCGCAAACT CTCTTCGACCTGGAGAAGCGGCGCCAGCAGCGCGTGGCCGAGTTGGCCACCCTCATCCAAGCGACGTTCCGCGGTTGGCGCTGCAGGAAGCAGTACCAGCAGATGCGCAAGAGCCAAATCCTCATCTCCGCATGGTTCCGCGGCCACGCG CAAAGGAACCGGTACAAGCAGATGAAGCGctcggtgctgctgctgcaggcgtACGCGCGGGGCTGGAAG TCCCGCCGGCTCCTTCGGGAGCTGAAGGTTCAGCGCCGCCGCCATTTGGCCGCCAGCACCATTTCTGCTTACTGGAAAGGGTATCAG ACCCGCAGGATGTACCGCCGCTATTTCCGCTCCAACGCCCGCATGCGTCTGTCCAACTTCATCTACCGGCGGATG GTGCAGAAATACCTCATAGGGCTGCGGAATAACCTCCCCCCGATGGCGGTGCTGGACCGGACCTGGCCTCCCGCGCCCTATAAATTCCTGTCCGACGCCAACCAGGAGCTGAAGGGCATCTTTTACCTCTGGAAG tgtAAGAAGTACCGGGAGCAGCTCTCCCCGCAGCAGCGCGCCGTGCTGCAGGCCAAGCTGTGCGCCAGCGAGCTGTTCAAGGACAAGAAGGCGCTGTATGCACACAG cctgcagcagcccttCCGTGGTGAGTACCTGGGCCTGACGCAGAACCGCAAGTACCaaaagctgcaggcagtggccaAGGATAAGCTGGTGATGGCCGAGGCGGTGCAGAAGGTGAACAGAGCCAACGGGAAG AAGGTGCcgcggctgctgctgctcaccacTGAGCACCTGGTGCTGGCCGaccccaaagcagcacagcccaaaCTGGTGCTCAGCCTCAGCGACATCCGCGGAGCCTCCGTCAGCCGCTTCTCCGACGGGCTGCTGGCGCTGCACCTCAAGGAG ACGTCCGCTGCTGGCGGCAAAGGTGACCTCCTGCTGGTGAGCCCCCACCTCATCGAGCTCGTCACCCGCCTGCATCAGACCCTGATGGACGCCACCGCGCAGGCGCTGCCGCTGAGCATCGTCGACCAGTATGCGGGGCCGAGGGCGTGGCCTACGTGGGCGTTTCCGGAAGGGGCGTGGGCGGGAGGGGGCGTGGCCACAGCTCAGGGTGTGTCGGGAAGAGCGGGGTGGAATCGGGCTGCTCATTGGGCAGGATGA